In Acidimicrobiales bacterium, the genomic stretch GCAATCCGCCGGGCGAAGGCCGGGACCACGAAGCTCGGGTGCTGCCCCGGCCCGATGTGGTTGAACGCCCGCACCCGGATCACCGGGAGCCCGTGGCCGAGGAACGCCTGCAGCCCGAGGAACTCCGCCGCCACCTTGCTGGCGGCGTAGGGGCTGACCGGGCGGAGGGGCGCCTCCTCGGTGACCGGCAGCTGGTCCGGCTGCACGGTCCCGTACACCTCGGCGGAGCCGACCAGCAGCACGCGTGGAACGGGATCACACTCCAGGGCGGCCTGGATGAGCTCCAGGGTCCCGCCGGCGTTGACCCGGAACACCTCCCGGGGCTCCTCCCACGACTTGCCCACGTGGGTGAAGGCGGCCAGGTGGTAGATGGCGTCCGGCGCGGCGTCGAGCACCAGGCTCCGGATGGCGGCGCCGTCGGTGATGTCGGTCGAGTCGTCGGCCACGACGATGTGGTCCCCGGCCTCCTCGAGATGGCGGCGCAGCCACCCCGCCACGAAGCCGCTCCCGCCCGTCACCACCGCGCGCATGAGTGTCGAACGCTACGTGGCGCCGGCGACGCGATGGTAAACGGCAACGTGGGCGTCGGCGCAGCGCGCCCAGGTGTGACCGGCCGCGACCGCGAGCCCGGCCTCCCGGCGGGGCGCCCGCCCCGCCACGGCGTC encodes the following:
- a CDS encoding GDP-mannose 4,6-dehydratase, whose translation is MRAVVTGGSGFVAGWLRRHLEEAGDHIVVADDSTDITDGAAIRSLVLDAAPDAIYHLAAFTHVGKSWEEPREVFRVNAGGTLELIQAALECDPVPRVLLVGSAEVYGTVQPDQLPVTEEAPLRPVSPYAASKVAAEFLGLQAFLGHGLPVIRVRAFNHIGPGQHPSFVVPAFARRIAEAQAKGDRALPVGNLTPRRDFTDVRDVVRAYRLLVERGVAGEAYNVCTGRAVSIEEVARRLLDLAGADLELVPDPELERPVDVPVLLGDPAKLRTATGWEPEIGLDRSLGEVLDEAVVLERPI